One genomic segment of Phalacrocorax carbo chromosome Z, bPhaCar2.1, whole genome shotgun sequence includes these proteins:
- the TMEM215 gene encoding transmembrane protein 215, with amino-acid sequence MARTMRPDDINPRTGLVVALVSVFLVFGFMFTVSGIKGETLGDIPLLAIGPAICLPGIAAIALTRKTDGCTKWPKNKCPCCKQVKDRDVMELLRTPSDLESGKGSCDELAKKAYQKDRKVLRGEDSVSICTTTTTTTMGECKSLIRKVEQEEMLRYLETCYPEMPGNVFVGDGSTYSALEKKSSSPTRDSAACPDVEDNIFVAPKDSIIVCSYKENSPYDRYCCYINPAGVNSDQETIV; translated from the coding sequence ATGGCGCGGACCATGAGACCCGACGACATCAACCCCCGGACGGGGCTGGTGGTGGCTCTGGTCAGCGTCTTCCTGGTGTTCGGCTTCATGTTCACTGTGTCCGGCATCAAGGGAGAGACCCTAGGAGACATCCCGCTGCTGGCCATCGGGCCGGCCATCTGCCTGCCGGGCATCGCCGCCATCGCCCTCACCAGAAAGACCGACGGCTGCACCAAATGGCCCAAGAACAAGTGTCCGTGCTGCAAGCAAGTCAAGGACCGGGACGTCATGGAGCTGCTGAGGACTCCCTCAGACCTGGAGTCTGGCAAAGGGAGTTGTGACGAGCTGGCCAAGAAAGCATACCAGAAAGACAGGAAGGTGCTGCGGGGTGAGGACTCTGTGTCCAtctgcaccaccaccaccaccaccaccatggGAGAGTGCAAGAGCCTCATCAGAAaggtggagcaggaggagatgcTGAGATACCTGGAGACCTGTTACCCAGAGATGCCAGGGAATGTGTTCGTGGGAGATGGCTCCACATACAGTGCCTTGGAGAAGAAGAGCTCTTCTCCCACCAGGGACAGCGCTGCTTGCCCTGATGTTGAAGACAACATTTTTGTTGCTCCTAAAGACAGTATCATTGTCTGCTCGTACAAGGAGAACAGCCCTTATGACAGATACTGTTGTTACATAAACCCTGCTGGAGTCAACTCAGACCAGGAGACCATAGTGTGA